A genomic region of Brevibacillus sp. JNUCC-41 contains the following coding sequences:
- a CDS encoding PhnE/PtxC family ABC transporter permease: MSADVFAKKRRNSLALFLLIGTATAVSIIITEFSIAKGVTSVPKAIQWSLSNFYPTKDSLTKLPDILIKLKETLLISVAATTLAGILAFVFAILGSNTTRVNAFFGGFSRGVAVLFRNIDVSIWALVLLFSFGQSSLTGYFALFFGSFGFLTRAFIETIDEVSCSSVEALQTTGASYLTVISQSVIPSAIPQMISWVLFMIETNIRNATLVGLLTGSGIGFTFNLYYKNLSYDIASLVVITIIISILCIELISNYVRRVIL; the protein is encoded by the coding sequence ATGTCGGCTGATGTTTTTGCAAAGAAGAGAAGAAATTCACTTGCATTGTTTTTGCTTATAGGGACTGCGACGGCTGTTTCCATTATCATTACAGAATTCAGCATCGCAAAAGGGGTTACTTCGGTTCCTAAGGCCATACAATGGTCGTTATCGAATTTTTATCCAACAAAGGATTCCCTTACCAAACTCCCGGACATTTTGATAAAGCTGAAAGAAACGCTGTTAATATCCGTTGCTGCAACCACACTCGCGGGAATATTGGCCTTTGTATTTGCGATATTGGGTTCCAATACGACAAGGGTGAATGCTTTTTTCGGAGGGTTTAGCCGCGGGGTAGCCGTTTTATTTAGAAATATTGATGTTTCAATATGGGCGTTAGTTCTGTTATTTTCATTCGGACAAAGTTCCTTGACCGGTTATTTTGCCTTGTTTTTTGGATCTTTCGGTTTTTTAACACGAGCTTTCATTGAAACGATCGATGAAGTGAGCTGCAGTTCCGTAGAAGCTTTGCAGACTACCGGCGCAAGTTATCTAACCGTCATTTCGCAGTCTGTTATCCCTTCAGCAATTCCGCAAATGATCAGCTGGGTACTTTTTATGATTGAAACGAATATCAGGAATGCAACATTGGTCGGACTGCTTACAGGATCGGGTATTGGTTTTACGTTTAATCTTTATTATAAAAACTTGAGTTATGACATTGCCAGTCTTGTCGTCATAACGATCATCATTTCAATATTATGTATTGAATTGATCTCAAATTATGTGAGGAGGGTGATTTTATAA
- the phnC gene encoding phosphonate ABC transporter ATP-binding protein produces MKTLLEVKNVSKHFGNGTKALSNIDFTVKEGEFVSIIGPSGAGKSTLLRCINRMIDASSGEIIFDNDHVYKVNKRELKKVRRKIGMVFQHYNLVNRLSVIENTLHGRLGYKSTLAGILGLYSEEEKLQAAKVLQILGLEDLIYKRSDQLSGGQKQRVGIARALIQNPKLLLCDEPIASLDPNSSKVIMDHLRNICNSMGITVVVNLHQVDVALKYSDRIIGVNGGKIVFNGTTQNISSNDIHQIYGSDEGKLIFDLGGSHVG; encoded by the coding sequence ATGAAAACATTATTGGAAGTGAAAAATGTCTCAAAACATTTTGGAAATGGTACAAAGGCGTTATCCAATATTGACTTCACTGTGAAAGAAGGAGAGTTCGTTTCCATCATAGGGCCATCTGGAGCAGGGAAATCAACTCTCCTTCGGTGCATCAATAGGATGATCGATGCTTCTAGCGGAGAAATCATTTTTGATAATGATCATGTATACAAGGTGAATAAAAGGGAGTTAAAGAAAGTACGCAGGAAAATAGGGATGGTTTTTCAACATTACAATCTTGTAAATAGACTAAGTGTGATTGAAAATACCCTGCATGGACGATTAGGCTATAAATCCACACTGGCTGGGATCCTTGGCCTTTATAGTGAAGAGGAGAAACTTCAGGCTGCTAAAGTTCTCCAAATTCTCGGTCTGGAAGATCTGATCTATAAAAGATCCGACCAGTTGAGCGGAGGCCAGAAACAACGGGTTGGCATTGCGCGGGCGCTTATCCAAAATCCTAAATTGCTATTATGCGATGAACCGATTGCCTCCCTTGACCCGAATTCTTCCAAAGTGATCATGGATCATTTAAGGAATATCTGCAATTCCATGGGAATCACAGTCGTAGTCAACCTGCATCAAGTCGATGTTGCCCTGAAATATTCGGATCGAATCATCGGTGTGAATGGCGGAAAGATTGTTTTCAATGGCACAACTCAAAATATTTCCTCAAATGATATCCATCAGATTTATGGATCAGATGAAGGAAAATTGATTTTTGATTTGGGAGGTTCCCATGTCGGCTGA
- the phnD gene encoding phosphate/phosphite/phosphonate ABC transporter substrate-binding protein, with protein MKKSMVSILMLVILLVFTGCSSTSSTGANEDDTLTVAWLPNESGEDLGEARDEIGKILEDATGMKVEHKTTTDYNIAIEAIANGNADLAFLGAQGYIEANNKNDSVQPLVVPSGESGTLDDAVYNSWLAVQNTDDYKINGEYKIDGIQGKKFSFVSNSSTSGFKVPSTGIVDYFSQQDKFKELKAEDLLEGGKDKFFSEVLYGGSHQGSAVNLLTGKAEVAAFCDTCVDNYVELADGEENKAGAVYKVKKNAAEPFNTVVDKTFSLISVTPVLNAPFVVNTELVSDETRKKILETLMSDEMANNEKVFVPEDSKSSGLFKRVSEKEKMVEVEDDWFNPIRELSK; from the coding sequence GTGAAAAAATCGATGGTGTCCATATTGATGTTAGTTATTTTACTGGTGTTCACAGGCTGTTCTTCTACCAGTTCAACAGGTGCAAATGAAGATGATACATTAACCGTGGCATGGCTGCCAAATGAATCCGGGGAAGATTTAGGGGAAGCCCGCGATGAAATCGGGAAGATCTTGGAGGATGCGACAGGAATGAAAGTCGAGCATAAGACCACTACGGATTATAACATTGCAATCGAGGCAATTGCTAATGGAAACGCAGATTTAGCATTCCTGGGAGCGCAAGGATATATTGAAGCAAACAACAAAAACGATAGTGTTCAGCCTCTAGTTGTTCCAAGCGGTGAATCAGGTACGTTGGATGATGCAGTCTATAATAGCTGGCTGGCCGTTCAAAATACAGATGACTATAAAATCAACGGCGAATACAAAATTGATGGTATCCAAGGGAAAAAGTTTTCTTTCGTATCAAATAGCTCTACATCCGGTTTCAAAGTTCCTTCCACAGGAATCGTTGATTATTTTTCTCAGCAAGATAAGTTTAAGGAATTAAAGGCCGAGGATTTATTGGAAGGCGGGAAAGATAAATTCTTCAGTGAAGTTCTTTATGGCGGTTCACACCAAGGATCGGCTGTTAATCTTTTGACCGGGAAAGCGGAAGTGGCGGCTTTTTGTGACACATGTGTCGATAATTATGTAGAGCTGGCTGATGGGGAAGAGAATAAAGCAGGTGCCGTGTATAAGGTTAAGAAGAATGCAGCTGAACCCTTTAACACAGTTGTAGATAAAACTTTCTCACTCATTTCAGTGACTCCGGTTCTGAATGCACCTTTTGTTGTCAACACCGAATTAGTCAGTGATGAAACACGTAAAAAAATTCTTGAAACATTGATGTCCGATGAAATGGCAAATAACGAGAAAGTTTTTGTACCGGAAGATTCTAAGTCATCAGGTCTATTTAAACGGGTGAGCGAAAAAGAAAAAATGGTAGAAGTCGAGGATGACTGGTTCAATCCAATTCGGGAATTATCGAAATAA
- a CDS encoding phosphonate C-P lyase system protein PhnL: MENILEISDLSKSFILHNQRKNIHAVSNITITVKKGEFIGITGKSGSGKSTILKSIYGTYRVQKGVIRYESSHYGAINLAKATEREMIYLRKHEIGYVSQFLNVMPRTTARQLVTGAILEMGQTREMANIETEKILDHFEIGKELWDNYPATFSGGEKLRLNIARAMVKRPRLLLLDEPTASLDHDSKVKVKTLLEQLMNEGTTMLGIFHDLEFMNRLVNKEYSIHNGCFTQAIQKI, translated from the coding sequence ATGGAGAACATATTGGAGATCAGTGATTTATCCAAGTCTTTTATTTTACATAATCAACGCAAGAATATCCATGCGGTCAGCAACATTACGATCACAGTGAAAAAAGGCGAATTCATTGGCATTACAGGCAAGAGTGGCAGCGGAAAATCTACGATCCTAAAATCGATTTATGGTACCTATCGAGTTCAAAAAGGAGTCATCCGGTATGAATCTTCCCACTATGGTGCGATTAATCTGGCAAAAGCTACTGAAAGGGAAATGATATACCTGCGTAAGCATGAGATAGGCTATGTATCCCAATTTTTAAATGTCATGCCAAGAACTACAGCAAGGCAGCTCGTTACCGGTGCCATCCTTGAAATGGGACAAACCAGGGAAATGGCCAATATCGAAACGGAAAAAATTCTCGACCACTTTGAAATAGGAAAAGAGCTATGGGACAATTACCCTGCTACTTTTTCAGGAGGGGAGAAGCTAAGGTTAAATATAGCAAGGGCAATGGTGAAAAGGCCGCGGCTCCTCCTGCTGGATGAACCGACTGCAAGTTTGGATCACGATTCTAAAGTGAAGGTGAAAACCCTGCTGGAACAGCTAATGAACGAAGGAACGACAATGCTGGGCATTTTTCATGACTTGGAGTTCATGAATCGGTTAGTGAATAAAGAATATAGCATACACAATGGATGTTTCACTCAAGCCATTCAAAAAATTTAA
- the phnM gene encoding phosphonate metabolism protein PhnM, whose translation MLLIKNGKIITEDSILMDHDLLIKDDRICRIAPVGEIETSPGMEVLDALGGYVSPGFIDLHSDYIEHMTAPRPTSLMNFHLSLRETEKELITHGITTMFHSLSLYKSTEYAYKPIREPENVRKLIDLIDQTHTMKHLVRHRFHARYEIDNLEDIDSLKEYVSEKKVHLVSFMDHTPGQGQYRHLEIYRNTLRGYNNYSDEAIDVMIRTHQVKEKLTIERMKEIALLARENNIAVASHDDDSIEKLELVHSFGTSISEFPITLEIARKAHDMGMYTIAGAPNVLLGGSHSGNLSASEAIQDGSIDILCSDYYPASLLHSMFELVENHGMDLVDMFKLVTINPARAVKMEDEIGSIYEGKKADILIIEKISGDFPVITTVIVDGKMIQKTNYRI comes from the coding sequence TTGTTGCTGATTAAAAATGGGAAAATAATAACGGAAGACTCGATCCTGATGGACCATGATCTCTTAATTAAGGATGATAGAATTTGCCGGATTGCACCTGTGGGAGAAATAGAAACGAGTCCTGGGATGGAAGTGCTGGACGCTTTGGGTGGATATGTTTCACCCGGTTTCATTGATCTCCATTCGGATTATATTGAACATATGACTGCGCCGCGGCCGACTTCTTTAATGAATTTTCATTTGAGCTTAAGAGAAACGGAAAAGGAACTGATCACGCACGGGATCACGACCATGTTTCATTCCCTGTCGCTCTATAAATCCACTGAATACGCATATAAGCCAATTCGGGAGCCTGAGAATGTAAGGAAGCTCATCGACTTAATTGATCAAACACATACGATGAAGCACCTGGTCCGTCATCGGTTTCATGCCCGGTATGAAATCGATAATTTGGAGGATATTGATAGTTTAAAAGAATATGTTTCCGAAAAGAAAGTGCATCTGGTCTCATTCATGGACCACACTCCAGGACAAGGGCAGTATCGGCATCTAGAGATATATCGAAACACTTTAAGGGGATATAACAATTATAGTGATGAAGCCATTGATGTGATGATCCGGACTCATCAAGTGAAAGAAAAGCTGACGATTGAAAGAATGAAGGAAATTGCACTTCTAGCAAGGGAAAATAATATAGCCGTTGCCTCACATGATGATGATTCAATAGAGAAGCTTGAATTGGTTCACAGCTTTGGAACGAGTATAAGTGAATTTCCAATCACACTTGAAATTGCCCGTAAGGCCCATGATATGGGGATGTATACCATAGCCGGTGCACCGAATGTGCTTTTGGGAGGTTCTCACAGCGGGAACTTAAGTGCCTCTGAAGCCATTCAAGATGGAAGCATAGACATATTATGCAGTGATTATTACCCTGCGTCCCTGCTGCATTCAATGTTTGAATTGGTCGAAAACCATGGGATGGATCTTGTCGATATGTTTAAGCTAGTTACGATTAATCCCGCTAGGGCAGTCAAGATGGAGGACGAAATTGGATCGATTTACGAAGGGAAAAAGGCTGACATACTTATCATTGAAAAAATTTCGGGTGATTTCCCTGTAATAACAACTGTGATTGTAGACGGAAAAATGATTCAAAAAACGAATTACAGGATTTGA
- a CDS encoding ATP-binding cassette domain-containing protein — MSVLEVPVLSVKQMNKQYGNGCSICKHMKFGKVAKNYCHECGTVYACRDVTFDLYHGEVLGIVGESGSGKSTLMKSLYFDEEVTDGEMYVAGFEDGKKNLFMESAQKKRFVRNHLMGKVYQNPILGLKMDFSSIGNIAEKLISAGNRHVGRMETRGAELLEAVNIPIHRMKEEPRNFSGGMQQRVQIAKALSNNPPILLLDEVTTGLDLSVQASVLDLIKGLQRDLNISIVLVSHDLGVIRMLADRTLVMLEGKVIEQGLTDQILEDPQHPYTQQLVHSLL, encoded by the coding sequence ATGTCTGTGCTAGAGGTACCCGTATTATCGGTTAAACAAATGAACAAACAGTACGGTAACGGATGTTCAATTTGTAAACATATGAAATTTGGAAAAGTGGCGAAAAACTATTGTCACGAATGCGGGACGGTATATGCCTGTAGAGATGTGACGTTTGATTTGTATCACGGTGAAGTTCTCGGAATTGTAGGGGAAAGCGGCAGCGGCAAATCCACTTTGATGAAAAGTTTATATTTTGATGAAGAAGTAACTGATGGAGAAATGTATGTGGCTGGCTTTGAGGATGGAAAAAAGAATTTATTCATGGAGTCTGCCCAGAAAAAAAGATTCGTTCGAAACCACCTGATGGGGAAGGTTTATCAAAACCCGATTCTAGGGTTGAAAATGGATTTCTCCTCGATAGGCAATATAGCCGAAAAGTTAATTTCAGCTGGGAACAGACATGTTGGCAGAATGGAAACAAGAGGCGCCGAGCTCCTTGAAGCAGTCAATATTCCCATTCATCGAATGAAAGAAGAACCAAGGAATTTCTCAGGCGGAATGCAGCAACGGGTCCAGATAGCCAAAGCATTGTCCAACAATCCCCCCATACTGCTTTTGGATGAGGTCACCACGGGTTTGGATTTATCCGTTCAAGCAAGTGTATTGGATCTAATTAAAGGTCTCCAAAGAGATTTGAATATCAGCATTGTATTGGTATCCCATGATTTGGGCGTAATCCGAATGCTTGCAGATCGTACGCTCGTCATGCTGGAGGGGAAAGTAATCGAGCAAGGTTTAACAGATCAAATACTCGAAGATCCACAGCATCCTTATACCCAACAATTAGTACACTCACTGCTCTAA
- a CDS encoding alpha-D-ribose 1-methylphosphonate 5-phosphate C-P-lyase PhnJ, with amino-acid sequence MNKTYNFAFFDEGSKREIRRATLKAIAIPGYQVPFASREMPIGRGWGTGGLQLTLSLIGKDDVLKVIDQGSDESVNAVNIKKLVSDTTGVRTTDSTKDASLIQSRHRVPEVPLQRDQILILQVPLPEPLRNFEPSEHETKKLHAEREYSGAWLMLFEQIMKYGIMATDADHPVMVHDRYVMAPSPIPRFDNAKLDESEALILLGAGREKKVYAVPPYTNVSSLAFDDYEFEIESFTNHACILCGSNDVFLDELVDEESGETYFLCNDTSNCLEMVNQKQSLGVN; translated from the coding sequence ATGAATAAAACCTATAATTTTGCATTCTTTGATGAAGGGTCGAAACGGGAAATTAGAAGGGCTACACTGAAGGCAATTGCCATTCCCGGTTATCAAGTCCCATTCGCTTCAAGGGAAATGCCGATTGGGCGTGGTTGGGGCACGGGCGGCCTGCAGTTGACATTGTCATTGATCGGAAAGGATGACGTCCTTAAGGTGATCGACCAAGGCTCGGATGAATCCGTTAATGCCGTTAATATAAAAAAACTCGTATCTGACACCACTGGGGTAAGGACAACGGATAGCACAAAAGATGCTTCTTTAATCCAGTCCAGGCACAGGGTGCCGGAAGTGCCGTTGCAACGAGACCAGATTTTAATTCTTCAAGTTCCATTACCGGAACCTTTAAGGAATTTTGAGCCGAGCGAACATGAAACGAAAAAGCTTCATGCTGAGAGAGAGTATAGCGGTGCATGGCTTATGTTATTTGAACAAATCATGAAGTACGGAATAATGGCGACGGATGCAGACCATCCGGTGATGGTCCACGACAGGTATGTAATGGCACCAAGTCCAATACCAAGATTCGATAATGCCAAGCTGGACGAAAGCGAAGCACTCATTTTGTTAGGTGCAGGCAGGGAGAAAAAAGTATATGCAGTACCTCCTTATACAAATGTATCATCTTTGGCATTTGATGATTACGAATTTGAAATCGAGTCCTTTACAAATCATGCTTGCATTCTCTGCGGGTCCAATGATGTGTTTTTGGATGAACTTGTTGATGAGGAATCAGGGGAAACGTATTTCCTATGCAATGATACAAGCAATTGCCTTGAAATGGTCAATCAAAAACAATCATTGGGAGTGAATTAA
- a CDS encoding carbon-phosphorus lyase complex subunit PhnI, producing MGYVAVKGGTKAIEESIKRLKYERVKKGTAIELHKIEAGMRGLIDQVMSESSLYDQSLAALAIKQAEGNPEEAVFLLRAYRSTLPRKHVSRVISSENMKVERRISASFKDVPGGQILGATTDYTHRLLDSELEDESDLSIQDWLRAFQEENHSTEYQNQTADLNSLPKVLDYLRNEGLLANCENNDLQPGDVTRKSLEFPSMRSERLQILTRGQTGAVTSLAYAVIRGYGALHPTVGELRVGRLPVHLDHPLLDEGQGEDSYYIGDFTATEVEMLIPLTVEKEQGKKEIEFEIGYGMCMGQNETKAIAMGILDNCLEKPNKEFPSHNEEFVLYHIDSVESTGFISHLKMPHYVTFQSKLDSIRKSKDKTTEQEVGLDE from the coding sequence ATGGGATATGTTGCAGTAAAGGGAGGAACAAAGGCGATTGAGGAATCCATCAAACGCTTAAAGTATGAACGGGTCAAAAAAGGGACGGCTATAGAGCTGCATAAGATAGAAGCTGGGATGAGAGGGTTGATTGATCAGGTTATGTCAGAAAGCAGTTTGTATGATCAATCACTGGCTGCACTTGCCATTAAACAGGCTGAAGGCAATCCGGAAGAAGCTGTTTTTCTCTTGAGGGCCTATCGATCCACTTTGCCGCGAAAACATGTTTCACGTGTGATCAGTTCTGAAAATATGAAAGTGGAACGGCGGATTTCAGCTAGTTTTAAGGATGTACCTGGCGGACAGATTTTAGGTGCCACGACCGATTATACACATCGGTTACTAGATTCGGAGCTGGAAGATGAATCGGATCTAAGCATTCAAGATTGGTTACGGGCTTTTCAAGAAGAAAATCATTCAACAGAATATCAGAACCAGACGGCTGATTTAAACTCTCTGCCTAAAGTTTTGGACTACTTAAGAAATGAAGGCTTATTAGCAAACTGTGAAAACAATGATTTGCAGCCCGGGGACGTTACAAGGAAAAGTCTGGAGTTTCCTTCAATGCGGAGTGAACGCCTGCAAATTTTAACAAGAGGCCAAACCGGTGCAGTGACATCACTTGCTTATGCAGTCATTCGTGGATATGGTGCACTGCACCCGACAGTAGGGGAGCTGCGCGTAGGTCGGCTGCCCGTCCATCTCGATCACCCGCTGCTGGACGAAGGGCAAGGGGAAGATAGCTATTATATTGGGGACTTTACAGCAACGGAGGTAGAGATGCTCATTCCGCTTACGGTAGAGAAAGAACAAGGCAAAAAAGAAATAGAGTTTGAAATTGGCTATGGCATGTGCATGGGACAAAATGAAACAAAAGCTATCGCAATGGGCATCCTGGATAATTGCCTGGAAAAGCCAAACAAGGAGTTTCCAAGTCACAACGAGGAATTCGTCCTTTATCATATAGATTCAGTGGAATCAACGGGCTTCATCTCCCATTTGAAGATGCCTCATTATGTTACGTTCCAATCCAAGCTTGATAGCATTCGGAAGTCAAAAGATAAGACCACAGAGCAGGAGGTTGGATTGGATGAATAA
- the phnH gene encoding phosphonate C-P lyase system protein PhnH: MNLDVVHDIQTVYRKLVTATSRPGTLVVLEREARTLDVQLECLSSTILLALTVLDPEVTFKVIAKEGEAVSRMINQLTYSKPVDLPEADFIFILHDASEEQMKEAINKAKVGNLFNPHESAMIILEVPDVTKGDSMILSGPGIQEESFISLPNVSAWLGVRNEKNIEFPLGIDMYFVDRQDRLIALPRTTQIKENGGEMIWDMLQ, translated from the coding sequence ATGAATTTGGATGTAGTTCATGATATACAAACTGTTTATAGAAAGCTTGTAACGGCGACTTCAAGACCTGGAACTTTAGTGGTTCTGGAAAGGGAAGCCAGGACATTGGATGTTCAACTGGAATGCCTATCTTCGACCATCCTGCTTGCACTTACTGTACTTGACCCTGAAGTGACTTTTAAGGTCATTGCAAAGGAGGGGGAGGCGGTGTCAAGAATGATCAATCAGCTTACTTATTCAAAGCCTGTCGATTTGCCGGAAGCGGATTTTATCTTTATTTTACATGATGCCTCCGAGGAGCAAATGAAGGAAGCGATAAATAAAGCTAAGGTAGGAAATCTGTTTAACCCCCATGAATCGGCCATGATCATTCTAGAAGTGCCGGATGTAACGAAAGGGGACTCAATGATTCTATCTGGACCGGGAATTCAAGAGGAATCATTCATAAGCCTCCCGAATGTATCCGCCTGGCTTGGTGTAAGGAACGAAAAAAACATAGAATTCCCTTTAGGAATCGATATGTATTTTGTGGATCGACAAGATCGTTTAATAGCTTTACCGAGAACGACTCAAATCAAAGAAAATGGGGGTGAGATGATATGGGATATGTTGCAGTAA
- the phnG gene encoding phosphonate C-P lyase system protein PhnG, giving the protein MRRRERTEILIQGSEDIAKEFAKEIAMKYKVTVIQKPESALVLLKTRETAKKSLFYLGEMLVTECTVQIQDSIGIGIVKGHREELAHRLAIIDAAYQADLGETRSWSHVLENEKENIQKNLQELNRSILRTRVNFETMDVQ; this is encoded by the coding sequence ATGAGAAGAAGGGAAAGAACCGAGATTTTGATTCAAGGCTCTGAGGACATTGCGAAGGAATTTGCCAAGGAAATAGCAATGAAATATAAAGTTACCGTCATTCAAAAGCCAGAGAGTGCCCTTGTGTTGCTAAAAACAAGGGAAACGGCAAAAAAGAGCTTGTTTTATCTTGGGGAAATGCTGGTGACTGAATGCACGGTCCAAATCCAGGATTCAATCGGGATTGGAATCGTTAAGGGGCATCGGGAAGAGCTGGCACATCGTTTAGCTATCATTGATGCTGCTTATCAGGCTGATCTTGGCGAAACGAGATCATGGTCACATGTTTTGGAAAATGAGAAGGAGAATATACAGAAAAATCTTCAAGAGCTGAATCGATCAATCTTAAGAACCAGGGTTAACTTTGAAACAATGGATGTTCAATAA
- a CDS encoding GntR family transcriptional regulator, producing the protein MAEKNFLVDHLISEIKSGTFQLDKKLPSEHILADQFNVPRMVVRKAYEQLQDLGFIYSKQGKGSYVQESKKQIPLILSGDVSFTEKMKEFQFSFQTDTIFCEEISYDQKIFQSLEAERDDLVFKIGRLRLMDGFPIALHTSFVAKSTFPEIEKDGPDITSMFQYYRQRGFVEFGSSSSTLNVIFPTLFERDILQCSSLIPLLQVESLCRDKRSNKVLEHTVIIYRSDCFTYVI; encoded by the coding sequence TTGGCGGAAAAAAACTTTTTAGTAGATCATTTAATATCGGAAATTAAGAGTGGGACCTTTCAATTGGATAAAAAGTTACCATCGGAGCATATACTCGCTGATCAATTTAATGTTCCAAGAATGGTTGTCAGGAAGGCATACGAGCAGCTTCAAGATTTAGGCTTTATCTATTCAAAGCAAGGTAAGGGAAGTTATGTCCAGGAAAGCAAGAAGCAAATTCCGTTAATTCTATCCGGAGATGTCAGTTTCACCGAGAAAATGAAAGAATTCCAGTTTTCCTTTCAAACGGATACTATTTTTTGCGAAGAAATTTCTTATGATCAGAAGATTTTTCAAAGCCTCGAGGCGGAAAGGGATGACTTGGTCTTTAAAATTGGCAGGCTTAGGTTAATGGACGGTTTCCCGATTGCTCTTCATACATCTTTTGTAGCAAAATCAACATTTCCTGAAATTGAAAAGGACGGTCCTGACATTACCTCTATGTTTCAATATTATCGGCAGCGTGGGTTCGTGGAATTCGGATCCAGCAGCAGTACACTGAACGTGATTTTTCCTACTCTTTTCGAACGGGATATTTTGCAGTGTTCAAGTTTAATTCCACTTTTGCAAGTGGAATCGTTATGCCGGGATAAGCGGAGTAATAAAGTCCTTGAGCACACGGTCATAATCTATCGAAGCGATTGTTTCACTTATGTTATATAA
- a CDS encoding PHP domain-containing protein → MKVELHCHTNISDGSSSFEELLEVAKRERIGHLAITNHDTTMRLHEMVARGKEIGIEIIPGIEVSGYDFARGRRVHILGYFVEPGHKALEELCNPLIHKRNAASEKMVERLIHAGYRITWDQVSKFKGGTGVYKQHIMLALRESGYTDSIYGDLYKKIFSRGQNGEEPGIAFIPMEYVDAILAVKAIRAAGGVPVLAHPGQYGSFEMIPDLVEAGLEGIEVLHPHHGHEEEERAISYADQYNLIKTGGSDFHGDYGEKPIRLGSMSPGKECVDALKLRKKSMSINDVVLKNIDL, encoded by the coding sequence ATGAAGGTTGAATTACATTGTCATACGAACATTTCAGATGGTTCCAGTTCTTTTGAAGAACTATTGGAGGTTGCAAAAAGGGAGAGGATTGGCCATTTAGCGATTACGAATCACGATACAACGATGAGATTGCATGAGATGGTGGCACGGGGAAAGGAAATAGGAATTGAAATCATCCCTGGTATAGAAGTTTCTGGTTATGACTTTGCAAGAGGAAGGCGTGTACATATTTTGGGCTATTTTGTTGAGCCTGGTCATAAGGCACTTGAGGAGCTATGTAATCCACTGATTCATAAGAGGAATGCAGCTTCTGAAAAAATGGTGGAACGGCTGATTCATGCAGGATATCGAATAACTTGGGATCAGGTTTCTAAATTCAAGGGAGGAACCGGCGTTTATAAACAGCATATTATGCTGGCACTAAGGGAATCGGGGTATACGGATTCCATCTATGGAGATTTGTATAAGAAGATCTTCAGTCGCGGCCAAAATGGAGAAGAGCCAGGCATTGCTTTCATTCCTATGGAGTATGTGGATGCGATCCTTGCTGTGAAGGCGATTCGTGCTGCCGGGGGCGTTCCGGTCCTTGCTCATCCTGGACAATACGGGAGCTTCGAAATGATTCCTGATCTTGTAGAAGCAGGGCTTGAAGGGATTGAGGTTCTTCATCCGCATCATGGTCATGAAGAAGAGGAAAGAGCGATTTCATATGCAGATCAATATAATCTCATTAAGACAGGAGGGTCGGATTTTCATGGGGATTATGGGGAGAAGCCGATTCGGCTTGGCAGTATGAGCCCTGGAAAGGAATGTGTGGATGCTTTGAAATTAAGGAAAAAAAGCATGTCCATTAATGATGTGGTATTGAAAAATATCGATTTATGA